One Alkaliphilus sp. B6464 genomic window carries:
- the yycI gene encoding two-component system regulatory protein YycI, with translation MDWSKAKNILIVAFIATNVFLIYNVQSRLFRQEEMQLISDKYISNVEQHLNDNNIELDVHIPREIISLPILVVRYKTFDSDNIAKSFLGKDNEKQIPTLEDKILKREIFKSTDKELIVESSKRLTYKNMSTEKKNYSLNEKTVKKISNDFLKQYNLMGEDIELAQIYYGTEDEFEDEFVYKLVYNQTYKNKFLGESYIHVYVSNRGVIGFEAMLLEYEKTQQHKKQIIPAPEALMRATSTILRENEEPIIVKDIEIGYYFSPTYYMESDWKEIESGTAFPSWKITIQNGKTYFIEAYKN, from the coding sequence ATGGATTGGTCTAAGGCAAAAAACATACTAATTGTTGCGTTTATAGCTACAAATGTTTTTTTAATTTATAATGTACAAAGTAGACTATTTAGACAAGAAGAAATGCAGCTTATTAGCGATAAGTATATAAGTAATGTAGAGCAACATTTAAATGACAATAATATAGAACTAGATGTTCATATTCCTAGAGAAATCATCTCGTTACCCATATTAGTAGTAAGGTATAAAACCTTCGATTCGGACAATATAGCGAAAAGTTTTTTAGGTAAAGATAACGAGAAGCAAATTCCTACTCTAGAAGATAAAATTTTGAAAAGAGAAATCTTTAAAAGTACGGACAAAGAATTAATTGTAGAGAGTAGTAAAAGATTAACATATAAGAATATGAGTACCGAAAAAAAGAATTATTCTCTAAATGAAAAAACTGTTAAAAAAATTAGTAACGATTTTTTAAAACAATATAATTTAATGGGAGAAGATATTGAATTAGCTCAAATTTATTATGGAACAGAAGACGAGTTTGAAGATGAATTTGTATATAAGCTAGTTTATAATCAAACATATAAAAATAAATTTTTAGGGGAAAGTTACATTCATGTATATGTAAGTAATAGGGGAGTAATAGGTTTTGAGGCAATGCTATTAGAATATGAAAAAACACAACAACATAAGAAACAAATTATTCCTGCACCAGAAGCACTTATGAGAGCAACAAGTACAATTTTAAGGGAAAATGAAGAACCAATAATTGTAAAAGATATTGAAATAGGATATTATTTCAGTCCAACATATTATATGGAGTCAGATTGGAAAGAAATTGAGTCCGGAACTGCCTTTCCTTCATGGAAAATTACAATACAAAATGGAAAAACTTATTTTATAGAGGCCTATAAAAATTAA
- the yycH gene encoding two-component system activity regulator YycH: protein MNRERLKTLILSILVVMSILLTQQLWFPSPIKILESKARGGKLHNLTVAENRKDIISPSSIIVSFGAGDRRKNHYTVLSSSLDFVWDQSKNILKDYFLGDPEVTPVTYEKYVQSNILKSVELEFSDNIPTILVSSIFDSLENKVVRNIKEIKKILIPAFNRGVIYIVENNDSIFEVKLLEHAENSTLVSFIDELETVEYIKYHPIFSLFNELESNYTPMPITYAVATTQTFVESEIDIENDAMLIERSKNFFNENFDFVKTIKETSGAVVYIYGYGEKRVRINEKGALEYNGEIGNISSSNVLDSLDAAVDFISKNGGFPEGAYLKDIQHILKDQNSGYRFSFGYRIGGFPVEFNSNKMEHPIEIEVYGNKVKSYRILVRKVMNMQGISPEQSILYFSNIIEKNIEHLKLKYFNKEDQLSQEVDDEDEILEILKSVEEVRMVYFDTVEEGKGQLLRPSWKIKIKGDIYYFDSYTGDLINSVMLN from the coding sequence ATGAATAGGGAAAGATTAAAAACCCTGATTCTATCAATTTTAGTGGTCATGAGTATTTTATTAACACAACAACTATGGTTTCCTTCTCCAATTAAAATATTAGAATCTAAGGCTAGAGGCGGAAAACTTCATAACTTGACTGTAGCTGAAAATCGCAAAGATATAATTTCGCCGAGTTCGATTATTGTAAGTTTTGGAGCAGGTGATAGAAGAAAAAATCATTATACAGTTTTATCTTCTAGCTTAGATTTTGTATGGGATCAAAGTAAAAATATACTTAAAGATTATTTTTTAGGAGATCCAGAAGTAACTCCAGTTACATATGAAAAATATGTTCAAAGCAATATTTTAAAATCCGTAGAATTGGAGTTTAGTGATAACATACCAACCATTTTAGTCTCTTCTATTTTTGATTCTTTAGAAAATAAAGTTGTTAGAAATATAAAAGAGATAAAAAAAATATTGATTCCAGCTTTTAATCGTGGAGTTATATACATTGTAGAAAATAACGATAGCATATTTGAAGTAAAGCTTTTAGAACATGCTGAAAACTCTACATTGGTTAGTTTTATAGATGAATTAGAAACGGTTGAATATATTAAGTATCATCCTATTTTTTCTCTTTTTAATGAACTTGAATCAAACTATACTCCTATGCCTATTACTTACGCTGTAGCTACAACACAAACCTTTGTTGAGAGTGAAATTGATATTGAGAATGATGCAATGTTAATAGAAAGATCAAAAAATTTTTTCAATGAAAATTTTGACTTTGTAAAAACTATCAAGGAAACTAGCGGTGCTGTAGTTTATATCTATGGATACGGAGAAAAAAGGGTTCGTATTAATGAAAAAGGAGCACTAGAGTATAACGGAGAGATCGGGAATATATCCAGCTCTAATGTATTAGATTCCTTAGATGCGGCTGTAGATTTTATTTCTAAAAACGGAGGATTCCCCGAAGGCGCTTATTTAAAAGACATTCAACATATTTTAAAGGACCAGAATAGTGGGTATCGATTTTCATTTGGTTATCGCATAGGAGGTTTTCCTGTAGAGTTTAATAGTAATAAGATGGAGCATCCTATTGAAATAGAGGTTTATGGTAATAAGGTAAAGTCATATCGTATCTTAGTACGTAAGGTTATGAATATGCAAGGTATTAGTCCAGAACAATCTATTTTATATTTCTCAAATATAATTGAGAAAAATATTGAACACTTAAAACTGAAGTACTTTAATAAAGAGGATCAATTATCACAAGAAGTAGATGATGAGGATGAAATTTTAGAAATATTAAAGAGCGTAGAAGAAGTGAGAATGGTATACTTTGATACTGTAGAAGAAGGCAAAGGACAACTTTTAAGACCTAGCTGGAAGATTAAAATTAAAGGAGATATTTATTATTTTGATAGCTATACAGGTGATTTAATAAATAGTGTTATGCTAAATTAA